Part of the Pseudomonadota bacterium genome, GGCTGGCCAAAAGAATATATCCGGGCCGTTGTTTCCCACGGATGGGGAATATGCTCAGATGTTGAGCCTGAAACCACCTTGGAGAAAACACTTTATGCCATTGATGAATTAACGGGGCTTATCGCGGCCAATGCCATGGTTCGGCCATCAAAGAGTGTCATGGATATGACCGTAAAATCGGTTAAGAAAAAATGGAAATCACCTTCGTTTGCTGCCGGAGTAGACAGATCTA contains:
- a CDS encoding hydrolase, with protein sequence GWPKEYIRAVVSHGWGICSDVEPETTLEKTLYAIDELTGLIAANAMVRPSKSVMDMTVKSVKKKWKSPSFAAGVDRSIIQKGAEMLGVEIGELIEDTIMGMREVAEEIGLKGNTI